GGCCACGGCTGACGATATCATCACGCGCGCGCCGCAGGGCATTATCGTCTCGCCTGGCCCGGGCACGCCTGATGATGCTGGCATCACCATTGACCTGATACGTGCGGCAAAAGGCAAAATCCCCCTGCTTGGCGTTTGTCTTGGGCATCAAGCGCTTGCCGTTGCCTTTGGCGCGTCGATCATGCGCGTTGATCCGCCGGTTCATGGCAAATTATCAATGGTCAAGCGCACCTATAGTAACGCCGTTGTCACCGACATTTTCGCCAATTGCCCTGAAGACTTTCCGGTTACCAGATATCATTCACTCGTGGTTGATGAAGCGACCTTGCCTGATGAATTGACCGTGACCGCGCGCACGGCGGCGGGGGCGATCATGGGGCTATCGCATTGTCAGGCTGAATTGCACGGCGTCCAGTTCCATCCCGAATCCATTGCTTCGGTGGCGGGATACCGTATTCTGGGCAATTTTCTGAAAATCTGCGGGCATGACCTGCCTGATGAGGACACATTGGCGGCACTGGAAACACAAATCCTGCGTCTCGATCAACGCTTCCCCGACCAGATGCACGCTTAAGGCCAGATGCACGCTTAAAATCATCACCTGCAACCGCAAAGGGGCGCGGATCATCTCCACGCCCCTCATCAATTCATATTATATATTCTATGCGTCCTAGGCCGCCTTGCGCGCGCCCTTGGTCGCTTTTTCCAGCGCCTGTTCCAGATCGGCAATGATATCATCAATATGCTCGATCCCGATCGACAGGCGGATATAGCCCTGATTGACGCCAGCCGCTTCCTGTTCTTCTGGGGTCAGTTGCGAATGCGTTGTTGACGCTGGATGAATGACCAGCGAACGGGCATCACCGATATTGGCGACATGATGGAACAGCTCCAGCGCATCGACAAAGGCTTTACCTGCTTCCAGACCACCTTCCAGTTCAAACCCGACCAGGCCGCCATAGCCACCTTTCAGATACTGATAGGCACGGCGCGCTGGCTCGGCATCCTGCAACCGCGGATAATTGACCTTGGCAATGCCCGGATAGCTATCAAGGAAATCAGCTACCGCGCTGGCATTCTTGCTATGTTCGCGGATCCGCAATGGCAGGGTTTCAAGCCCCTGAATAAGCTGGAACGCATTAAATGGGCTAAGCGGTGCGCCCAGATCGCGCAACAATGTAACGCGTGCTTTCAGAACATAGGCAATCGGCCCCAATGGCTTGGCCGCCTCGACCCAGACCGCACCATGATAAGACGGATCAGGCTGATTCAGGGCTGGTTGACGTGCGGGGAACGCCCCCCAGTCGAAATTACCACCATCAATGATAATGCCGCCAATCGATGTGCCATGCCCGCCAATATATTTGGTCAGGGAATGGACAACAATCGCCGCGCCATGATCGAATGGTCGGGCCAGCAAGGGCGCTGCCGTATTATCGACGATCAACGGGATACCCAGAGGCCGGCCAATATCGGCCACTTCCTGAATTGGAAACACTTCCAGCTTCGGATTAGGCAGGGTTTCGGCATAATAGGCACGCGTGCGCTCATCTGTCGCCGCCGCGAAATTTTCTGGCTTTGACGGATCGACAAACCGCACCTCGATACCTTGCTGGGCAAAGGTGTTTTTGAACAGATTCCATGTCCCGCCATAAATATCGGTTGAACTGACGATATTGTCACCGGCAACCGCCAGATTCTGGATCGCATAGGCCGAAGCCACCTGCCCTGACGCCACCGCCAGTGCCGCGACACCGCCTTCGATTGCGGCCACGCGTTTTTCCAGCACATCCGTTGTCGGGTTCATGATCCGCGTATAGATATTACCCAGTTCGGCAAGGCCAAACAGATTGGCCGCATGATCGGTTGAGCCAAATTCATAGGATGTCGTTTGATAGATCGGCACTGCCACAGCATTGGTTGCTGGATCCTGACGGAAGCCAGCATGCAACGCGGCGGTTTCAGGATGCAGAACAGGTGTAGATGTAGGCTGATTTTCAGAATTAGACATTTTTGTCTCCTCTTTAGTGTTTTCGACGACATGTCAGGGCACACAAGCTAGAATCAAATACCCAACCCGTTTTAAGAGAGGTCAGCTCACAAGGATGGCCGAAACAGGATCCGACCCGAAAGGCTGATGACATCTGGGCAAAATCCAGAAGCACCAACCAAAGCGGCATTAAAAGAAAAGTGCCGTAACCTAAAAAACGCCTCGGCTAAAAGCGGGCGTTTATTGCTGACATCAAATCGTCAGGACATCCGGATCACGCTTTAGCCGTATTTATGAATCGCCCGCAAGTTGATATTAAATCGGCGATAAGGAATAAAAACATGCGCGAGTCGCCCTGTCAACAAGCCCTAAAGGAATATCATTTCAAATTTAGCTATAATATGAGCAAATTTTACTATTAGATGCAGAACAGCTACCCCGGCACTCCCAGCCTTTAGAACCGCCAACTGCAAAGCCCATAGCAGAGCG
This window of the Candidatus Puniceispirillum marinum IMCC1322 genome carries:
- a CDS encoding anthranilate synthase component II, with the protein product MFILIDNYDSFTWNLWHFLSDLGARVEIIRNDAATADDIITRAPQGIIVSPGPGTPDDAGITIDLIRAAKGKIPLLGVCLGHQALAVAFGASIMRVDPPVHGKLSMVKRTYSNAVVTDIFANCPEDFPVTRYHSLVVDEATLPDELTVTARTAAGAIMGLSHCQAELHGVQFHPESIASVAGYRILGNFLKICGHDLPDEDTLAALETQILRLDQRFPDQMHA
- a CDS encoding O-acetylhomoserine aminocarboxypropyltransferase/cysteine synthase family protein; translated protein: MSNSENQPTSTPVLHPETAALHAGFRQDPATNAVAVPIYQTTSYEFGSTDHAANLFGLAELGNIYTRIMNPTTDVLEKRVAAIEGGVAALAVASGQVASAYAIQNLAVAGDNIVSSTDIYGGTWNLFKNTFAQQGIEVRFVDPSKPENFAAATDERTRAYYAETLPNPKLEVFPIQEVADIGRPLGIPLIVDNTAAPLLARPFDHGAAIVVHSLTKYIGGHGTSIGGIIIDGGNFDWGAFPARQPALNQPDPSYHGAVWVEAAKPLGPIAYVLKARVTLLRDLGAPLSPFNAFQLIQGLETLPLRIREHSKNASAVADFLDSYPGIAKVNYPRLQDAEPARRAYQYLKGGYGGLVGFELEGGLEAGKAFVDALELFHHVANIGDARSLVIHPASTTHSQLTPEEQEAAGVNQGYIRLSIGIEHIDDIIADLEQALEKATKGARKAA